The Nerophis ophidion isolate RoL-2023_Sa linkage group LG09, RoL_Noph_v1.0, whole genome shotgun sequence genome contains a region encoding:
- the LOC133559293 gene encoding transmembrane protein 229B-like isoform X1, with amino-acid sequence MEARILHGRRIQGSDDPGQVSNEVQTKTCTLSVPARLYVYALHGCLCEVCFTAVLDWCSIQDRRMMGFSSLWALPMYATAIYLMERLRNWLLLTHHQPLPVRLLTYTLFIYLWEFTWGTVLSLLKACPWDYSGYKYNLGGLVTLEYALPWALAAFIAEQHVIRNTLMIRLYW; translated from the coding sequence GTCAAGTTAGCAATGAAGTCCAAACAAAGACTTGTACCCTGTCTGTACCGGCTCGTCTCTACGTGTATGCATTACACGGCTGTCTCTGCGAGGTGTGTTTCACCGCCGTGTTGGACTGGTGCAGCATCCAGGACAGAAGGATGATGGGATTCAGCAGTCTCTGGGCGCTGCCCATGTATGCCACTGCAATCTACCTAATGGAGAGACTGAGAAACTGGCTGCTGCTGACTCATCATCAACCACTGCCCGTGCGTCTCCTCACATACACTTTGTTCATTTACTTGTGGGAGTTCACCTGGGGAACTGTGCTCAGTTTGCTGAAAGCCTGTCCCTGGGACTACTCCGGTTACAAGTACAACCTGGGAGGACTGGTGACTCTGGAGTATGCGCTTCCTTGGGCACTCGCAGCCTTTATTGCAGAGCAGCATGTGATCAGAAACACTCTGATGATACGACTGTACTGGTGA
- the LOC133559293 gene encoding transmembrane protein 229B-like isoform X2, whose product MEARILHGRRIQGQVSNEVQTKTCTLSVPARLYVYALHGCLCEVCFTAVLDWCSIQDRRMMGFSSLWALPMYATAIYLMERLRNWLLLTHHQPLPVRLLTYTLFIYLWEFTWGTVLSLLKACPWDYSGYKYNLGGLVTLEYALPWALAAFIAEQHVIRNTLMIRLYW is encoded by the coding sequence GTCAAGTTAGCAATGAAGTCCAAACAAAGACTTGTACCCTGTCTGTACCGGCTCGTCTCTACGTGTATGCATTACACGGCTGTCTCTGCGAGGTGTGTTTCACCGCCGTGTTGGACTGGTGCAGCATCCAGGACAGAAGGATGATGGGATTCAGCAGTCTCTGGGCGCTGCCCATGTATGCCACTGCAATCTACCTAATGGAGAGACTGAGAAACTGGCTGCTGCTGACTCATCATCAACCACTGCCCGTGCGTCTCCTCACATACACTTTGTTCATTTACTTGTGGGAGTTCACCTGGGGAACTGTGCTCAGTTTGCTGAAAGCCTGTCCCTGGGACTACTCCGGTTACAAGTACAACCTGGGAGGACTGGTGACTCTGGAGTATGCGCTTCCTTGGGCACTCGCAGCCTTTATTGCAGAGCAGCATGTGATCAGAAACACTCTGATGATACGACTGTACTGGTGA